The region GTAGCGAAGGTGGGGGCCATTCTGACGGACAGGATCTTCTTGGCGAGGATCCCGTTGAAGGTGGTGGTGCCCACCGGGAGCAGGTTGTTGAAGACGTCGCTCTGGTCCCAGGCATAGACACCGGCGGTCAGGGTAGCGGTGCCGAGGGTGGAGTCGACGCCCACGACGGCGATATAGCGGCCGTTCCATTTGGCCGCATCCAAAGCAGTGATAGCATCGCTGACAGGTACGCTCACTATGGCTAAGAAGGTAGCGCCGCTATCAGTGGACATCCAGAGAGTGGAAGCGGTGACATAGAAGACGACGTTGCCCTCAGTGGGGGAGCAAACGATCTCTATTACAGGAGAGGTGGGCTGTCCGACGGAGCCGGTGACCGCCCAGGTGCGGCCGCCATTGACGGACTTGACGATTTGCTGAGCCGGAGTTAAAGCCGGGTCATTGACGAAGGCATAAATAGTGCCGATGCCGGAAGCGTTGGAAGCGGCATCGACGGCCTGCGCAATGGGCCCGGCCAGGGCTATGGTGCTGCTAAGCATCATACCCGTGGTGGACGGGATGGGATAGGTATTCCATCTCTGGACGGGGGTGAGGGGGGCCGCGGCGGCGGTCGGTACAGCCATGACGAGCATGCTGGCAACCATCACCGCAGTGAGGACCACGCCCAGATATTTAGCAATTTTGTTTTTCATCGACCTTTAAATTTCTCCTTGTTAGTTTATTTATATGGTACCGTCTCCAGGGTCTTGCCTTAGAGACGACTAAAGTCAAACCGTATCCAGCCTGCGCTTAACGGCGCTCTCCCTCGCGGGTATATACAAGCATACCACCTCCTTTTATACAGGCTCTAACTTAATATGATACCACAGCTTGTCAAGTGGTCAACTGCGCAGGCAGGATAACCAGCTTTCGGCTTTCAGCTTTCGGCTTTCAGCTATCAGCTTTCAGCTATCGGCTTTCAGCTATCGGCTTTCAGCTATCGGCTGACGGCTGACCGCTGACGGCTGACGGCTGACGGCTGAGTGCTGACGGCTGACGGCTGACCGCTGACGGCTGACGGCTGACGGCTGAGTGCTGACGGCTGACGGCTGACCGCTTATTCGCGTCAGATTCTTCACTGCGTTCAGAAAGACAGGGGGCTGGTGTCTTCCTGAGGCCCGATTTCATCGGGGCGAAGGATCTCACACGGATTGTGTGACGAGTTTGGACATCGAGGCTGCTGGGTACCAGTCAGATTCTTCACTGCGTTCAGAAAGACACCTCTTATTCGCGTCAGATTCTTCACTGCGTTCAGAAAGACAGGGTAATTTTATATCTCAGGATATAAATCATGCCAATCAGGATTCTGGCTCTCAATCAAGGCTACCTTGCGTCGCCTTAGCCAGCCCTTAAGTTGCTTTTCCCTAGCTATAGCGGATGTAACGTCTTCGCATGCTTCATAGTAGACGAGCTTGTCTACATTGTAGCGATGGGTGAATCCTGCAACGAACCTTTCCTTGTGCTCCCAAACCCTACGCTTGAGGTCGTTGGTAACGCCTGTATAAAGCACAGTGTTAGCGCGGCTGGTCAGG is a window of Dehalococcoidia bacterium DNA encoding:
- a CDS encoding GIY-YIG nuclease family protein, translated to MLTNQYYTYILTSRANTVLYTGVTNDLKRRVWEHKERFVAGFTHRYNVDKLVYYEACEDVTSAIAREKQLKGWLRRRKVALIESQNPDWHDLYPEI